The sequence ACCGGGGAGAATCATTGTAGCCCATCAGACCGCTTTCAGGTGTATCACCCATGTGATTCACGTAGGGCGCGGAGGGAAAGCCTTTAGCCGCCAGCATTTTGTCTAACTCAGGCTGAAACGTTTGCGTCATATAGCCCGACACAGCCTGATGGAGTTTGTCTTTCTGCGTCGAAAAATACGTCAATACATGCTGGTAGTCAGCCCCGTCGCTCGTATGATTATCAACCAATACCTGTGGTTTCAACGACTGATACATCTGTTGAAATGAACGTGTATTTTCAGCTTCTGCTTTGATAAAGTCGCGGTTCAAATTCAGGTTTCGGGCATTCCCCCGGAAACCGTAGGATACAGGACCATTCTGATTTACTCTCGATACACCCCGATTCAGAGAACCATCGACATTGTAGACCGGAACAATTGCCAACAGCACATTTTTGGGCAGCTTACTGGCCTTCAGCAGATCGCGGGCCAGCATCATACAGGCATCAATTCCCTCGGGTTCGCCAGGATGTATGCCGTTGTTAATCAATAGTGTGACACGGTCGGGGCGGGCCGTAAACTGCTTATCGGCCGCCAGCAAAAACAGATGAAGTGGCTTTCCAATATCGGTTTTGCCAACTTCAACAAGTTTCGCTTGTTCATACTGCTTGTCTAACTGCTGATACCAACTGATAATCTGAGGATAGGTGGCCGTCTGGTTCGTATCGCGCTCATAAGGAGTCAGCATCGAGACTTTAGACTGAGCAAAAAGTGAACCCGACAACAGGTTTATTACGCCCCAGCTCAGACTGACCAGTCGAAGAAAATAAGCGTTAGATGGCAAAGAGACAGGTTTCATGTAGCGAATTTAACGAAGCGCAATTACGCTTTTATTTTTCTTCTTCGGTAGCGGTGGTGTGCTCTCGGGCGGTCGCCGGTGATGGGTAGCCTGTTCGTAGGCATAACACAATTTAATGAGTACTGGCTCACTATAAGGCCGTCCAAAAAACTGTAAACCAGCCGGTAAACCATCGTAAGTAAAACCCATTGGCACCGAAAAAGCTGGAAAACCCGTTGGTGGCGACAGGGCATTATTATTCGTCCCCGACGGTGTATTTAAATCGCCAATGAGTCGGGGTGGATAGCTGAACGATGGATAAACCAACACATCGACCTGTGTCGAATCCATTGCCCGGAGTAACAGTTGACGCAGCCGGGCCCGTAAGGCCAGGTTCTTTTTCCAGCCCTTGTGCGCTTCGGGAGCCAGTGTATCGGCATTCGCATCCAGCAGCGTTTTTTCGAGATAGGGGTGAAATTGTTTCGATTTAATGATCGACGTCAGGCTTTTATGCGGGGCATTCGGCCCCAGATTAGCGAGATACAGATTAAAATCACGCCGTAGCTGTGGAATGGTATCGAACGATTTGTTGATCGTATCCAGTTCAGGCACCCGAACAGAGTCGATCACAATAGCTCCAGCGGCCCGCAGTTCATCCAGCGCTTTATTGAACAGTGCATAGACCTGCGGATCAGAATTTTTCGGCGTGCATAACTGACGAAATACACCAATCCGTGCTCCTTTCAGTCCATTTTTATCCAGAAACTGCCGATAACCTGCCGGGATTTTACCTTCACTTTGACGAGTCACGGTATCCGCTTTGTCATGGCCCGCAATTACTTCCAGAACGCGTACGGCGTCTTCAACGGTTCGGCAAATGGGACCGCCCGTATCGTTGGTCATTGCCAGTGGTGCGATGCCGTCCCGGCTAATGAGTCCCAGCGTAGGCCGGAACCCAACCAGGCTTTGGTGAGAAGCAGGACCTCGAATCGAACTTCCAGTATCGGTTCCGAGCCCAATTGCACCAAAATCAGCAGCTACGGCAGCGGCCGTACCACCACTGGAACCCGCTGTTGTGCGCTTCATATCATACGGATTCCGCGAATAACCGGGCAAGATAGAACTGACGGAAAACTGGCCAGATGAGGCAAACTCGGCCAGATTCGATTTCGCAATGATGATAGCTCCGGCTTCGCGAATTCGTTTTACGACAAAGGCATCGTCGGGAGGTATTGACTTTTTCATGGCCAGCGTACCATTGGTAGTCGGCATGTCATAGGTATCGTAGTTATCTTTCACAATGACCGGAATACCATGCAGGGGGCCAACCATCTTGCCCGTCACTTTATAGATCGAATCCAGCCGGTTGGCTTCAGCCAGCGCTTTTGGATTGACCATTATGATCGTGTTCAGGTACGGTCCCTGTTTGTCATATGCGTCGATCCGATCCAGATACATCTGGACCAGTTGAACCGCCGTTAGGTTGCCATTCTGCATCGCTTCATGCAGGCTGCTTACGGTTGCCTCGCGCAGTTGTGCCGGTTTAAATGATTGCCCGCGGGCTATCTGTGTCAGGAATAGTAAACAGGCTAATAGAGGCAGTACAAATTTCTTCATGTAAGAGCGAATCGTGTAGGTTAACAGAGCAGTTTGGCAGGAGTCAACAGAATAAGCTATAACTTTACAGTTATTTCAGCAAATTTTTACTATAAATCTAAGCCTTGAAGCAGAACAATCAACAACCTCCCACAAAAAGTACAAGTTCATATTCTTTTCAACACGTTTTCCATACAACCTCATTTATGTATCGACTACTCGCTCCGGCCGCCTTATCACTATTGCTGATCGGCTCTACTAGCCAACTTCTCAAGGCCCAGCAGGCACCGGCTATTGACAAACGCTATGTGGACGAAATAAAAAAACTGGCCGATCAGCCCGCGGTGAAAACAGCTTTTCAGACGTTCATCGATCTGGAACCGCAAACCAAACAGGACTTGATTAACTTAACGGAAACTCCATCTCCACCGTTTAAAGAGCAGGTAAGATCGAAAAAGTATGCGGCTATGATGAAAGAAGCGGGTGCTGATTCGGTCTGGATCGATGAGGTTAACAACGTGATCGCCAAACGGAAAGGAAAATCCGGCAAAAAAACGGTCATCGTTGAAGCGCATTTGGATACAGTCTTTCCCGAAGGAACCGATGTGAAGGTCAAGCAGAAAGGCGACACCCTCTACGCACCCGGCGTCGGGGATGATACGCGTGGCTTGACCGCTGTTCTGACCGTTCTAAAAGGCATGGAAAAAGCCGGTATTGAAACAGACGCTGACGTATTTTTTGTAGGCGCCGTTGGTGAAGAAGGTCTGGGTGATTTACGGGGAGTTAAGCACTTATTACGCAAAGATGGCGGTTTCAAACCCGATTCATACATTGCCGTCGATGGCGATGGTATTGGCTCCATCACGCACCGTGGCCTGGGTTCGCACCGCTACCGCGTTACATTTAAAGGCCCCGGTGGTCACTCATACGGGTCGTTTGGGATTGTCAACCCACACAGCGCGTTAGGGAAAGCCATTTATTACTTTACAGCCGATGCCGACAAGGCAACACGGCAAGGGGTTAAAACAACTTATAGTGTCAGTGTTATTGGTGGTGGAACGTCGGTAAACGCCATTCCTTACGAATCCTGGGCCGAAATTGATATGCGTTCAGAAAGTCCCCAGAAGCTCAATGAAGTCGATCAATTGTTGCAGGCAGCCGTCCAGAAAGCCCTGAAAGATGAAAACAGCATAAAACGCCAGGGGCCTGATTTGACCGTAGACGTAAAAAAAATCGGTGATCGGCCATCCGGAAAAACAGAAGCGACAGCCGCTATTGTACAACGGGCCATGGCGGTTTCAAAATACCTGAACGCGGAACCCAGTCTCGAAGTATCTTCAACAAACGCCAATACGCCAATCGCACTGGGTATACCCGCCGTCACGATCGGTAGTGGTGGCATAGGTGGAGGTGAACATGCCTTGAACGAGTGGTGGCTCAATGACAAGGGCTACCTGGGTATGCAGCGGGTATTACTTTTGTTGCTGGCCGAAGCAGGGCTTGATAAAACGACAGGCTCGCCCATTGGGAAGAAGTAATTCTATAAGTCAAACCACAGCAACACGAAGTCGGTATAATTCACGGATCAATAGTTTGAATTATACCGGCTTCGTATCACTGCGTTTTATTCAGTTACCCATCTCATTATTTTCCACGGCCGCTTCATCGGTCAGGCGCGTTAGTATTGATTCTGAGAGCCAGGTTTCACTGGCTTTGCCAACCGTACGTTGGTCACCAATTCCGCCCGGTTCTGGCAGAAACGCATTAGCCCAGGCCAGTGTGTCGGTTACCAGACCCGGCGCAAAACCATGAATAGCAGCCGCTAGTTTGGCCGGGAGCGTAATAATCCGCTCTGCTTCTCCCGTACGACAGGCATCTATAACCTGACGGGCGCAGTCATCGGCGGCTATCGTGAACAGGGGGATCGAATCACTGATCTTGAATACAGTGTATTCTTTCTCGTTCTGCCCTTTAAAAATCGCATTGCGTGGACTACCAGTGCGGATCAGGCCGGGGCAGATTGTCGTAACGAGAATATCGTCCTTCAGTAGTTCTGATCGAAGCCCTTCTGAATAGCCCACAAAGGCGAATTTGCTAACCGAATAAGGAGCCAGATGGGGCACAGCTACTTTCCCTCCGAACGAAGTAATATTGACAATACGACCCGTTTTGCGTTCCCGCATCTGCGGTAATACGGCATTGATCATGGTAAACGCTGACCAGAAATTACTTTCCATCGCTTCCCGAAAATCACCTTCGGTCATGTGCTCGACCGGCCCTACAATGATCGTTCCGGCATTATTGACTAAAACATCCACTGGCCCCAGCACCTGCCCAACCGCTGTAATAAATTGCTCTACCTGGGCTTTGTCGGTAAGATCGCATGCATAGGTAAATACGTCACTTCCGCGCATTCGTAAATCTGACTGGGCACGGTCCAGCTCAGCCTGATCGCGGGCACAAATGGCCACATTAGCACCTTCCTGCGCAAATTTTCGCGCCAGTTCAAGACCTAATCCGCGTGAACCGCCAGTAATGACAACTGTTTTATCGTGAAAGTCAATCGTTCGTTTTTTGTTCAGGAAGGTTTTTGCTGCAACCACCGCTCCGATGCCTGCCAGCGTCCACCAAAATCCATGATTAAGTAAGGTGTTCATTGTCTGTTGCTGTTTTGTACGCACAGGATATTCAACCATCGCAGGAACCGATTGTTGGCATCTTTGAGTGTATGGGATTCATCTGACACCTGATTCTGGAGCTTTCAGAGAAGGTTAAAATTGCCTTTTCTTATAACTATACGACCAACACAGAGTTAATTTAATCGTACAACACGGCATTATGCCAATTCAACGATTATGGAAAATCAACAAAATCTGAAAGGGAAAAAAGTTGCAGTTTTGATGACGGATGGGTTCGAGCAGGTAGAAATGACCGAGCCCCGGAAGGCGCTTCAGGAAGCTGGCGCAACGGTTCACATTATTGCTCCAAAAGGCGGAAGCGTAAAAGGATGGGATGAAACCGAATGGGGTGATACATTCGATGTTGATCTGCCACTGGCAGGAGCAGATCCGGCCCATTACGATGCTTTGCTTCTGCCGGGGGGCGTCATGAACCCAGACAAACTCCGCATGGAAATCCAGGCTGTTAAGTTCATCAGGCATTTTTTTGACCACCAAAAACCGGTTTCGGCTATTTGCCATGCCCCAACGATGCTGATTGAAGCAGATGTAATTGATGGCCGAAAACTGACCTCCTACCCTTCTATCCAGACTGATCTCAAAAATGCAGGCGCTAACTGGGTCGATCAGGAAGTGGTTGTCGACGGTAATCTGATTACCAGCCGCAAACCCGACGATATACCTGCCTTCAATCGGGAAACAATCAAATTGATTGGTGAAGGTGTAAAAGCAAAGCGAACAGCTTAGTCAATGGGCAACAGGCAGCGATCGTAAAATCATCGCTGCCTGTTGTTTTTATAGATTACCCAAACAGTACCCGCTGAGCCAGCAATTCCGCAGGATACCCCACATCAACCAGGTAGAGACCGTTGGCAGGAGCCGCCCGACCGGCAATGGTACGATCCTGTGCCACAATCAACTGCTCGAATTTGTCCAGGCTCATTCGGTCCTGCCCTATCTCAAGCATGGTTCCGACAATCGTGCGGACCATTCCCCATAAAAACCGGTTGGCTTTTATATGAAACGTCAGCAGGTCGGACTCGCTACGCTGCCAGTAGGCAAAATCGAGTCGACAGCGGAAATGATCGACATTAGCCCGAGCTTTACTAAAGCTTTTAAAGTCAGTGTATTTGAGCAAAATCTGACAGGCTTCGTTCATCCGATCAATTTCTAAATCTGGTCTGAAATGATACGTCAGGCTGTTTTCAAAGGAGTTTTTATACCGTGTGATGTGATACTGGTAATAGCGTGAAACGGCCGAGAATCGGGCATGATCATTCGGGCGTACGGGAAAGATCGTTCGAATCGCAATGTCTTCCGGTAAAATGCAGTTGATCGAATAAATCAATGCATCTGACAACAGAATCGGCTCTACTAAATCAAAATGGGCAAACTGTTGTCTGGCATGAACGCCCGCATCGGTACGGCCGCTCCCAACAACAAACACAGGTTTTCGAAGTCGTTGGGTCAATGCGGCTTCCAGCGTACTCTGTACGCTACTGCCATTTGCCTGAGTTTGCCAGCCATGATAGGCTGTTCCCCGATACGATAATTCAATAAAATAACGCATATCGGACAAAAATACGCCCAAACTGCTCAAAACGACGAAGCCGCTCACCCGTTGGGTAAGCGGCTTCGCTCAAAAAGTCATTCTAAAACTTAGCGCGGCCCACGACCACCGCCCTGAAATCCACCCCGGCCCTGTTGGCTGGGTTCAGATGAACGTGGCTGAAGTTGGGGCTGGGCACCCCTATTTTCGGGCATCCGCTGAAATCCTCCTTCGCGACCATTCGGCGTTGGCTGACTTCCACCAGACGGTGTTTGAAAGTTAGGGCGCTCAAACGAACGGTTGGGATGTTGAGGAAAACTCCGCTGCGGAGCGCTGTTTCCGGGCTCTGCGGGCTGGTAACCTCCCCGATTAGGCTCAAACGACCGATTTGGTACCGGATTATTGGTAGGGGCAGGTACATTAGGCGTCGGCGAAGGGTTCGCATACGAACCGCGTCGATCAGGCGAAAAATTACCGTTATATTCCCGACTGCCGGGGGCACCATTGCCATTATAATCCCGACTCGGTGTTACGTTCCCGTTGTAGGCACCCCGGTTTGGGACATTGTTTCCATTATAATCCCGATTGGGAGAATTATCACCGTTATAAGATCCTCGACCTGAGGCATTATCTCCATTGTAATCGGGTCGGGGAGCATTATTTAACCGACCATTACGACCATAATCCTGCCGATAATTGGGCGAATGCTCAGGGCGGTAAAAGCCTACCGATCCATTTCCTACAACCGAACGACCGGGTCGATCCATGTTATCGATTCGGTAAACCGGCACACTACGGCGCGTAACACGCTCAATATCGCCACGTGGTGGCCCGTACACATAAGCCCGGTTATTGGTCCGGTAATAGTTGTTGATAATTGTTGTGTTCTGATAGATATTGATCACATTAGGCCGGGGCACGCAGTAGCTGTATACGCGCGGACTTGTGATATAAATCTGAGGTACAAAAGTCCAGTAAGGAGCCGGGATGTTAATATTTATGTTGATATTCATGCCTGGGCCCAGAGGTGCCCAACCATAATAACCACCACCCGAACGCCATGAAACCCAGGCTGGCCCCCAGTCAGTGCCCGGAATCCAGATCCAGCCACCATAGGCCGGATCGTAAATCCAGCGGCCATAGTGGAAAGGTGCCCACCCCCAGGCGTAATCAGAAACCCATGTATTGCCGTATTCCGTAACAACCCAGTGGCCGGCACTGGCGTAGGGCTGAAAATCTGGCCCGGCATTTGGAATCCATACATTTCCGTAGCCTGGATACTGTGTCCATTGCCCATAAGGAGCCAGTTCATCATAGAAAGACTCGACCGGAAAGCTGACACCTGGCTGCGCCATCGTTTCCGGAGAGAAAGACGGACTCAAGGCCAGTATCATTACCAGACCAAGCAGCTTTATCGTTTTCAGGATAGTCATGATTTAAATCGTTTGCGTGCTGAGTTTCAAAACCCATCGTAGGTTAGATTGCCAGGACCCGTAAACGTTTAATCCATCTTCCAAAAGATATTATAGTGCGAGTTACTACGATTTTATCTGCTTGAATACAGCCCCGGCTACCAGTCCACCAAACAAATACCAGCCAATCGTCATAACAGCGGTAGCGGTGGTACGATTTGTTGGCTTTTCACCCAATCCTATTCGGCCGGGGAGCGTAACAGCACCAACTCCAGCTAAGGCACCCAGCGCGGCTCCGGTCAATACAGACTGTTCTTTATTAACACCTACCAGACTATAATACAGCGCGTTAGAAACAACATCACCGAGTATAGCCATGGAATAAAGTTTATTTCCCCGAGGAGGTTGTTCACCGATAGCCCGATAGCCTTTGGCAATACTTCGCATTCCGAGAAGATCAGCGCGAGGTGCAGTAGCCACAAACTGACGAACAGTTTCGTGCAGTACGTTTAGAGCAACAGCTCCGGCAAGACCACTGCCGAGAGATTTCGACAGGGTAGAAGTACTTTTAGCAGACATAGGCGTTGAGTGATCTGGTAATTAATTCAAGAACCCGTTAATTGGGTAGTTGTTTACTGACTTACTCAGTATGCCTGCCTGAGAATAAAAAAACCAGCTACTTAGGCTGGCCATAATCCACTGAATCGGCGGATTAGAATTAATACCAGAGCCGTCATCAGAATCAATCCGCAATCGATCAGAAAGGTTCGAAATCGCGGATTGATTCCTTTTGTTGGCAAAACAGCCAATGGATGTTGCAGTTTAAGTAGACTATCCACTATTGTTACGGCACCATCAATACGGCTAAAACTTGTTCTTTTCATAATATATGTACTCGTGTTTTTTTACTGGTCTTCCCTTGAGCGAATCCACCCTGCTCTTATCGGCTGGACCATCAATGAATTTGATTTGATCAGTGGACGGAATGCGCGTTCGAGCAAATCACTCCAGTTCACAATTTCAATCATCCGAGTGAACCCCTTTGCGATCTGATTAACAACATTTTGCATAACTTTGGGCTTGTTTTAAGGAGAATGTATTGCGCTGATATTCAGCAAAAGTCGAGAATCTAATCGGTGTATTTCGTCCTGCTGGACTACTAAACAAAGTATGCTTATTGCAACTATTAGGTAACCGATTGGAAAAGCAAGAAATCTATCCGATGTAGATTAATCACAACCGCAGAACCAATGAAGGAGGAACAGGTAGCTAATTAACCCTACTGCATCAGTTTATGTTACAGAAACGAATTATTTATTTCCAAACAACGAAACCTACTTCTAAATCAACGCTTTATTACTGTTCATTTAGCTCGCTAATCCTGTAATTGAATATACGCCATCTTTGATCGTTACGTCCAGATTTTTACCCACCCATTGCTGAATATCAATACCTTCTGAATTGACCGTATTCAGGCGTACACCTTTTAGTAACACCCCTTTGTTTAGAATACGCACAGGGACGCGACAAATGAAACCATCATCAGACTTGGTAAAGAGATAATTAAAAATAATAGTCATAATTGCCTTGATTTTACAAATAAACGCCCTAACTAAACACAGGAGACCATTTTTCGGGTCGGTAATGTTTATTTCCGTCCCTTTGCGTCAGGTTTGGCTGGCGATAATGCCAGGGCCGAAGCCGCTTCACGCTGCTCATATTTAGGTACCTTAGGGCTTCCATGAACCTTACCGGCTTTTGTTGCTACTTTTTTCGTCGATTTCTGATTGTTAGCCATTCTGTTAGTCGTTAATAAATCGTGAACTGAGGCAAGCTGACAAATCGTTGGGCGTACTAAGAAACCGGAAAGCGTTTTCACCTCTTGACTATTCCAGTCCCATTTTCGCAGCGGTCTTACAGTACTTCAGGAATAGGTTATAGGAAGCGTTTAGGCACAGCTACAGCAATCGCCGTATTACTTAAATAGTTGGTTTACCATCATTTTTAAAACAGGGAAAGGTCCTTGTCAAAAAAAACGGACCGTAAAGCTGCCTGAGAGCGAAAGAGATATTGATGACCTGAGTGTGGGGAGATATGCTTTTGATTAAGTTGCTCTCTCTTTCTTACTGCATCGGGGCAGTCGATCATAATAAACGGCATTTTATTGCCTGTAAGCACGCACACATCAAGGTTATACTAGCTAAACGCTATATTCGGGGAAAAGCGTATTAATAGTTCTACCATTAAGCACTTGTTTCGTTAACCAATCGTAGCCTGGTAAAGGTAGTTGTTAATATTCCTAATTACTAATCAGTTAAGACGAACCAGCGTATTGGTATAGGTCAGCGTTGTTTCACTCAGACCCGACGTACCCGTTAGTGGTGCCGCACTAGCCGGGTTAGAGGTACAAGCCAACGGAATATGCCCTTCCGTGGCCAGCATGCCCGAAGTAGCATCAAGCCCAATCCAGCCAGCACCAGGAATATACACTTCGGCCCAGGCGTGTAAAGCGAGTGAATTTTCTGGCTGTTCGGCCAAATCATCAGAGGTCTTTTCATCCGGAAATACCTGAGCCAGATAACCAGACACAAAGCGAGCCGCTAAACCGAACTGGCGCAAAATCTGTACAAGCAGCCAGGCCGAATCGCGACAGGAGCCGATTGCCGTTACCAATGTTTCTTCGGGTGTTTGTACACCGGGTTGTAAGCGGATGTTATAAGCGACTTTCTCATTAACCTTTTTATTGAGGTTAATGAGAAAGTCAATTGTACCCTGCTTGGTTTGATCGACCTGCTGCTCTATCCACTGTTTTAGGTAAGTCTCCTCCTCTGCAATTTCCAGATAGGGTGCGAGGTCTTTCTGGAGCTGGTCATCGTATCGAAAAGGAAAGGATTCCGCATAGGTATCCAGAAAGAAATCGAACGGATTAACCGGTACGAGCTCTGCAACTATTTCGACTTTAATCGACATCATTTGCATAGCCTCTGCAAAATCGATGCGGGCAATAAAATTACCGAATGGGTCCTGTTGCCAGTGTACAAGATGATTGGCCGGTTCGATGGTTAGTGAATACGACTCAATCAACGCAGGACAGTGAGCGGCTGGCTTGAGCCGAATCAAATGGGGAGACAGAAAAACCATCCGATCGTATTCGTAATGCGTTTGATGAAGAATAGCGATGCGGATAGACATAAGAAGCGATGAAGTTGATTTACTGGTCAGGTTATACTTTTTCGAACACCAGTCGGTAGTGTTCCATTGTTTCCTGCTGGAAACATACTCGGTTTGGACTAACCCTAAATACGGCGATCAAGTCCTGGAACGCTTTATTTGTCAATAGCTTTGGCAGCAACGACGCATAAAGAAAATACTTTTTAAGGTTGAACGCCCGGAATCGCTTACGCCACTGCCCGATGGTTTCGATGTAGTCGAGCCGCCCGGAGCTT comes from Spirosoma aureum and encodes:
- a CDS encoding DUF6600 domain-containing protein, with the protein product MTILKTIKLLGLVMILALSPSFSPETMAQPGVSFPVESFYDELAPYGQWTQYPGYGNVWIPNAGPDFQPYASAGHWVVTEYGNTWVSDYAWGWAPFHYGRWIYDPAYGGWIWIPGTDWGPAWVSWRSGGGYYGWAPLGPGMNINININIPAPYWTFVPQIYITSPRVYSYCVPRPNVINIYQNTTIINNYYRTNNRAYVYGPPRGDIERVTRRSVPVYRIDNMDRPGRSVVGNGSVGFYRPEHSPNYRQDYGRNGRLNNAPRPDYNGDNASGRGSYNGDNSPNRDYNGNNVPNRGAYNGNVTPSRDYNGNGAPGSREYNGNFSPDRRGSYANPSPTPNVPAPTNNPVPNRSFEPNRGGYQPAEPGNSAPQRSFPQHPNRSFERPNFQTPSGGSQPTPNGREGGFQRMPENRGAQPQLQPRSSEPSQQGRGGFQGGGRGPR
- a CDS encoding SDR family NAD(P)-dependent oxidoreductase translates to MNTLLNHGFWWTLAGIGAVVAAKTFLNKKRTIDFHDKTVVITGGSRGLGLELARKFAQEGANVAICARDQAELDRAQSDLRMRGSDVFTYACDLTDKAQVEQFITAVGQVLGPVDVLVNNAGTIIVGPVEHMTEGDFREAMESNFWSAFTMINAVLPQMRERKTGRIVNITSFGGKVAVPHLAPYSVSKFAFVGYSEGLRSELLKDDILVTTICPGLIRTGSPRNAIFKGQNEKEYTVFKISDSIPLFTIAADDCARQVIDACRTGEAERIITLPAKLAAAIHGFAPGLVTDTLAWANAFLPEPGGIGDQRTVGKASETWLSESILTRLTDEAAVENNEMGN
- the truA gene encoding tRNA pseudouridine(38-40) synthase TruA; protein product: MRYFIELSYRGTAYHGWQTQANGSSVQSTLEAALTQRLRKPVFVVGSGRTDAGVHARQQFAHFDLVEPILLSDALIYSINCILPEDIAIRTIFPVRPNDHARFSAVSRYYQYHITRYKNSFENSLTYHFRPDLEIDRMNEACQILLKYTDFKSFSKARANVDHFRCRLDFAYWQRSESDLLTFHIKANRFLWGMVRTIVGTMLEIGQDRMSLDKFEQLIVAQDRTIAGRAAPANGLYLVDVGYPAELLAQRVLFG
- a CDS encoding M20/M25/M40 family metallo-hydrolase, with protein sequence MYRLLAPAALSLLLIGSTSQLLKAQQAPAIDKRYVDEIKKLADQPAVKTAFQTFIDLEPQTKQDLINLTETPSPPFKEQVRSKKYAAMMKEAGADSVWIDEVNNVIAKRKGKSGKKTVIVEAHLDTVFPEGTDVKVKQKGDTLYAPGVGDDTRGLTAVLTVLKGMEKAGIETDADVFFVGAVGEEGLGDLRGVKHLLRKDGGFKPDSYIAVDGDGIGSITHRGLGSHRYRVTFKGPGGHSYGSFGIVNPHSALGKAIYYFTADADKATRQGVKTTYSVSVIGGGTSVNAIPYESWAEIDMRSESPQKLNEVDQLLQAAVQKALKDENSIKRQGPDLTVDVKKIGDRPSGKTEATAAIVQRAMAVSKYLNAEPSLEVSSTNANTPIALGIPAVTIGSGGIGGGEHALNEWWLNDKGYLGMQRVLLLLLAEAGLDKTTGSPIGKK
- a CDS encoding type 1 glutamine amidotransferase domain-containing protein; protein product: MENQQNLKGKKVAVLMTDGFEQVEMTEPRKALQEAGATVHIIAPKGGSVKGWDETEWGDTFDVDLPLAGADPAHYDALLLPGGVMNPDKLRMEIQAVKFIRHFFDHQKPVSAICHAPTMLIEADVIDGRKLTSYPSIQTDLKNAGANWVDQEVVVDGNLITSRKPDDIPAFNRETIKLIGEGVKAKRTA
- a CDS encoding transglutaminase family protein produces the protein MSIRIAILHQTHYEYDRMVFLSPHLIRLKPAAHCPALIESYSLTIEPANHLVHWQQDPFGNFIARIDFAEAMQMMSIKVEIVAELVPVNPFDFFLDTYAESFPFRYDDQLQKDLAPYLEIAEEETYLKQWIEQQVDQTKQGTIDFLINLNKKVNEKVAYNIRLQPGVQTPEETLVTAIGSCRDSAWLLVQILRQFGLAARFVSGYLAQVFPDEKTSDDLAEQPENSLALHAWAEVYIPGAGWIGLDATSGMLATEGHIPLACTSNPASAAPLTGTSGLSETTLTYTNTLVRLN
- a CDS encoding amidase family protein, with amino-acid sequence MKKFVLPLLACLLFLTQIARGQSFKPAQLREATVSSLHEAMQNGNLTAVQLVQMYLDRIDAYDKQGPYLNTIIMVNPKALAEANRLDSIYKVTGKMVGPLHGIPVIVKDNYDTYDMPTTNGTLAMKKSIPPDDAFVVKRIREAGAIIIAKSNLAEFASSGQFSVSSILPGYSRNPYDMKRTTAGSSGGTAAAVAADFGAIGLGTDTGSSIRGPASHQSLVGFRPTLGLISRDGIAPLAMTNDTGGPICRTVEDAVRVLEVIAGHDKADTVTRQSEGKIPAGYRQFLDKNGLKGARIGVFRQLCTPKNSDPQVYALFNKALDELRAAGAIVIDSVRVPELDTINKSFDTIPQLRRDFNLYLANLGPNAPHKSLTSIIKSKQFHPYLEKTLLDANADTLAPEAHKGWKKNLALRARLRQLLLRAMDSTQVDVLVYPSFSYPPRLIGDLNTPSGTNNNALSPPTGFPAFSVPMGFTYDGLPAGLQFFGRPYSEPVLIKLCYAYEQATHHRRPPESTPPLPKKKNKSVIALR